The following proteins come from a genomic window of Enterobacter chengduensis:
- a CDS encoding RNA polymerase sigma factor FliA produces MNSLYTAEGVMDKHSLWQRYVPLVRHEALRLQVRLPASVELDDLLQAGGIGLLNAVDRYDALQGTAFTTYAVQRIRGAMLDELRSRDWVPRSVRRNAREVAHAMGQLEQELGRNATETEVAERLGIAVEEYRQMLLDTNNSQLFSYDEWREEHGDSIELVTDEHQQENPLHHLMEGNLRQRVMEAIEALPEREQLVLTLYYQEELNLKEIGAVLEVGESRVSQLHSQAIKRLRTKLGKL; encoded by the coding sequence GTGAATTCACTCTATACCGCTGAAGGTGTAATGGATAAACACTCGCTGTGGCAGCGTTATGTCCCGCTGGTGCGTCACGAAGCATTGCGCCTCCAGGTGCGCTTGCCGGCGAGCGTGGAACTTGACGATCTGCTACAGGCGGGCGGTATCGGGTTATTGAATGCAGTTGACCGATACGACGCTCTGCAAGGAACGGCATTTACGACTTACGCAGTTCAGCGTATTCGTGGTGCGATGCTGGACGAGCTGCGCAGCCGTGACTGGGTACCGCGCAGCGTTCGCCGCAACGCGCGCGAAGTGGCGCATGCGATGGGGCAGCTGGAACAGGAACTGGGACGTAACGCAACGGAAACCGAAGTGGCGGAACGTCTTGGCATTGCTGTTGAAGAGTATCGTCAGATGTTGCTCGATACCAATAATAGCCAACTCTTCTCTTATGACGAGTGGCGCGAAGAGCATGGCGATAGCATCGAGCTGGTGACGGATGAGCACCAGCAGGAAAACCCGTTACACCACTTAATGGAAGGGAATTTACGCCAGCGCGTGATGGAGGCTATTGAAGCTCTGCCTGAACGCGAACAGCTGGTATTAACCCTTTATTACCAGGAAGAGCTTAACCTCAAAGAGATTGGCGCTGTTCTGGAGGTGGGAGAGTCGCGGGTTAGCCAGCTGCACAGCCAGGCCATCAAACGCTTACGAACCAAGCTGGGTAAGTTATAG
- the uvrY gene encoding UvrY/SirA/GacA family response regulator transcription factor, whose protein sequence is MINVLLVDDHELVRAGIRRILEDIKGIKVAGEACCGEDAVKWCRTNSADVVLMDMNMPGIGGLEATRKIARTFVDTKVIMLTVHTENPLPAKVMQAGAAGYLSKGAAPQEVVNAIRSVFAGQRYIASDIAQQMALSQIEPEKTESPFASLSERELQIMLMITKGQKVNEISEQLNLSPKTVNSYRYRMFSKLNIHGDVELTHLAIRHGLCNAETLLSQ, encoded by the coding sequence TTGATCAACGTCCTTCTTGTTGATGACCACGAACTGGTGCGCGCAGGGATACGACGCATTCTTGAAGATATTAAAGGTATTAAAGTTGCCGGTGAGGCGTGCTGTGGCGAAGACGCGGTAAAATGGTGCCGCACTAACTCGGCCGACGTAGTGCTGATGGATATGAACATGCCCGGTATCGGTGGTCTTGAAGCAACCCGCAAAATCGCCCGCACCTTTGTTGATACGAAAGTCATCATGCTGACCGTGCATACCGAAAACCCGCTGCCCGCGAAAGTGATGCAGGCGGGTGCAGCGGGTTACCTGAGTAAAGGCGCTGCGCCGCAGGAAGTCGTCAATGCTATCCGCTCCGTGTTTGCCGGGCAGCGTTACATTGCTTCCGACATTGCCCAACAGATGGCGCTAAGCCAGATTGAACCCGAGAAAACCGAATCACCGTTTGCGAGTTTGTCTGAGCGTGAATTGCAGATTATGCTGATGATCACCAAAGGCCAGAAGGTGAATGAGATCTCGGAACAGCTGAATCTCAGCCCTAAAACGGTGAACAGCTATCGTTACCGGATGTTCAGTAAACTGAACATTCATGGTGATGTTGAACTGACGCATCTGGCCATCCGGCATGGTTTGTGTAATGCGGAGACGTTGTTAAGTCAGTGA
- a CDS encoding WbqC family protein, with translation MKIAVMQPYFLPYIGYFQLMSAVDRFVLFDNVQYVRQGWINRNRILQHNQPGIVTVPLAKDSRFLAINSRHLSDNFIREDLLNQFLDAYRHAPYFHTVFPLVEEIVNCSCDNLSDYLGNSLMVLRQVLSLECEIMLSSDIAIDHKLRAQDKILSICSVLEAHTYINLPGGRALYDSESFQQQGVNLQFIQPKNICYPQFGAEFVPWLSIIDVMMFNSKNEVINLCRHGWTVSG, from the coding sequence GTGAAAATTGCAGTAATGCAACCTTACTTTCTACCCTATATTGGTTATTTTCAACTGATGTCTGCGGTTGACCGCTTTGTTCTATTTGACAACGTGCAGTACGTCAGGCAGGGCTGGATCAATCGCAATCGTATTTTGCAACATAATCAACCCGGCATTGTTACTGTTCCATTAGCGAAGGATTCTCGCTTTCTTGCAATCAACAGTCGTCACTTGTCAGATAATTTTATTCGTGAGGATTTGCTCAATCAATTTCTTGATGCCTATCGTCACGCACCTTACTTTCATACGGTATTTCCGCTTGTAGAAGAGATTGTTAATTGTTCTTGCGATAATTTGTCAGACTATCTTGGTAACTCATTGATGGTATTGCGTCAGGTATTATCTCTGGAGTGTGAAATTATGCTCTCGTCTGATATTGCCATTGATCATAAATTGCGTGCTCAGGACAAAATATTGTCCATTTGCTCGGTTCTGGAGGCTCATACATATATCAACCTTCCTGGTGGTCGCGCACTTTATGACAGCGAAAGCTTTCAGCAGCAAGGTGTCAACTTACAGTTTATCCAACCGAAGAATATTTGTTATCCACAGTTTGGTGCTGAGTTTGTCCCTTGGCTCTCAATTATCGATGTCATGATGTTTAATAGTAAAAATGAGGTAATCAACCTTTGCCGTCATGGCTGGACTGTGAGTGGTTAA
- the tcyN gene encoding L-cystine ABC transporter ATP-binding protein TcyN, which yields MSAIDVKNLVKKFHGQTVLHGIDLEVEQGEVVAIIGPSGSGKTTLLRSINLLEQPEGGTIRVGEITIDTGKSISQQKGLIRRLRQHVGFVFQNFNLFPHRTVLENIIEGPVIVKGESKEDATARARELLAKVGLAGKETSYPRRLSGGQQQRVAIARALAMRPDVILFDEPTSALDPELVGEVLNTIRQLAQEKRTMVIVTHEMSFARDVADRAIFMDQGRIVEQGPAKSLFANPQQPRTRQFLEKFLMQ from the coding sequence ATGAGTGCTATCGACGTCAAAAACCTGGTGAAAAAATTCCACGGTCAAACGGTGCTCCACGGGATCGACCTGGAGGTGGAGCAGGGTGAAGTGGTGGCGATTATCGGGCCGAGCGGTTCGGGAAAGACGACGCTGCTGCGCAGCATTAACCTGCTTGAACAGCCGGAAGGCGGCACCATTCGGGTTGGGGAGATAACGATTGATACCGGGAAGTCTATCAGCCAGCAGAAAGGATTGATTCGCCGCCTGCGCCAGCACGTCGGCTTCGTTTTCCAGAACTTCAACCTCTTCCCGCACCGCACGGTGCTGGAGAACATTATCGAAGGGCCGGTGATTGTAAAAGGTGAATCGAAAGAGGACGCAACGGCGCGCGCGCGCGAGCTGCTCGCTAAGGTCGGGCTGGCGGGGAAAGAGACCAGCTATCCGCGTCGTCTGTCGGGAGGGCAACAGCAGCGCGTGGCGATAGCGCGCGCGCTGGCGATGCGCCCGGACGTGATTCTTTTTGATGAACCGACCTCTGCGCTCGATCCGGAACTGGTAGGCGAAGTGCTGAACACCATTCGCCAGCTGGCGCAGGAAAAACGGACGATGGTGATCGTGACGCACGAGATGAGCTTTGCACGCGACGTTGCTGACAGAGCCATCTTCATGGATCAGGGACGGATTGTGGAGCAGGGGCCAGCGAAAAGCCTGTTTGCTAACCCACAGCAGCCGCGAACCCGTCAGTTCCTTGAAAAATTCCTCATGCAGTAG
- the pgsA gene encoding CDP-diacylglycerol--glycerol-3-phosphate 3-phosphatidyltransferase — protein MQYNIPTLLTLFRVVLIPFFVLAFYLPVVWAPFACALIFLVAAVTDWFDGYLARRWNQSTRFGAFLDPVADKVMVAIAMVLVAEHYHTWWVTLPAATMIGREIIISALREWMAELGKRSSVAVSWIGKVKTTAQMAALVWMLWRPNAWVEWAGIGLLWVAAVLTLWSMLQYLNAARGDLLDQ, from the coding sequence ATGCAATATAATATCCCTACGTTGCTCACTCTCTTTCGTGTCGTGCTTATACCGTTCTTTGTGCTGGCGTTTTACCTGCCGGTTGTCTGGGCACCTTTCGCCTGCGCACTGATCTTCCTTGTTGCCGCGGTAACCGACTGGTTTGACGGCTATCTGGCCCGTCGCTGGAATCAAAGCACCCGTTTCGGCGCCTTCCTCGATCCGGTAGCGGATAAAGTGATGGTTGCTATCGCCATGGTGCTGGTGGCCGAGCACTATCATACCTGGTGGGTGACGCTGCCTGCGGCCACCATGATCGGCCGTGAGATCATTATTTCTGCTCTGCGCGAGTGGATGGCGGAACTGGGCAAACGCAGCAGCGTGGCGGTCTCGTGGATTGGTAAAGTCAAAACGACGGCGCAGATGGCGGCGCTGGTCTGGATGCTCTGGCGTCCGAACGCCTGGGTTGAGTGGGCGGGGATTGGCCTCCTGTGGGTGGCGGCAGTGCTGACGCTGTGGTCAATGCTGCAATATTTGAACGCCGCGCGTGGGGATTTGCTTGATCAGTGA
- the sdiA gene encoding transcriptional regulator SdiA yields the protein MRDSDFFTWRRDCFLRFQELTCADEVYQELERQTQALEFDYYALCVRHPVPFTRPKISLQTTYPKPWMAQYQSANYFAIDPVLKPENFMQGHLPWTDALFADAQELWHGAQDHGLRAGITQCLMLPNHALGFLSVSRTSVLEGPYTHEEIELRLQMLVQMALTSLMRFEDGMVMPPEMKFSKREREILKWTAEGKTSAEIAIILSISENTVNFHQKNMQKKFNAPNKTQIACYAAATGLI from the coding sequence ATGAGGGATTCAGACTTTTTCACCTGGCGACGGGATTGCTTCCTCCGGTTTCAGGAATTGACCTGTGCCGACGAGGTATATCAGGAACTAGAGCGACAAACGCAGGCGCTTGAGTTCGATTATTACGCGCTCTGCGTGCGTCATCCCGTGCCATTTACGCGGCCAAAGATATCGCTGCAAACCACGTATCCAAAGCCGTGGATGGCGCAATATCAGTCCGCGAACTATTTCGCGATTGATCCGGTTTTAAAACCGGAGAATTTCATGCAGGGTCATTTACCCTGGACCGACGCATTATTCGCTGACGCGCAGGAATTATGGCATGGCGCGCAGGATCACGGTTTACGCGCAGGAATAACGCAGTGCCTGATGTTGCCTAATCACGCGCTCGGCTTCCTGTCAGTTTCACGTACTAGCGTACTGGAAGGGCCGTATACCCATGAGGAAATTGAACTGCGTCTGCAAATGCTGGTGCAAATGGCCTTAACTTCGCTGATGCGTTTTGAAGACGGGATGGTCATGCCACCCGAAATGAAATTCAGCAAACGTGAACGTGAAATTCTGAAATGGACTGCGGAAGGAAAGACGTCTGCGGAAATAGCGATCATCCTCTCCATCTCCGAGAATACCGTTAACTTCCATCAGAAGAATATGCAGAAGAAATTTAATGCACCCAACAAGACCCAGATCGCGTGCTACGCGGCGGCAACGGGGCTGATCTGA
- the tcyL gene encoding cystine ABC transporter permease, with translation MQESIQLVIDSLPYLLKGAVFTLQLSIGGMFFGLVLGFVLALMRMSPILPVRWLARFYISVFRGTPLIAQLFMIYYGLPQFGIELDPIPAAMIGLSLNTAAYTSETLRAAISSIDKGQWEAAASIGMTPWQTLRRAILPQAARVALPPLSNSFISLVKDTSLAATIQVPELFRQAQLITSRTLEVFTMYLAASLIYWVMATVLSALQNYFENQLNRQERDPK, from the coding sequence ATGCAAGAAAGTATTCAACTGGTTATTGATTCTCTGCCGTATCTGCTGAAAGGTGCGGTATTTACGTTACAGCTCAGTATCGGCGGGATGTTCTTCGGGCTGGTATTGGGATTTGTGCTGGCATTAATGCGCATGTCGCCCATCCTGCCGGTACGCTGGCTGGCGCGCTTCTATATCTCCGTGTTTCGCGGCACGCCGCTTATCGCCCAGCTCTTTATGATCTACTACGGCTTACCGCAGTTTGGTATCGAGCTGGATCCGATCCCCGCCGCGATGATTGGCCTGTCGCTCAATACCGCAGCGTACACCTCTGAAACGCTGCGAGCGGCCATCTCCTCCATCGACAAAGGGCAGTGGGAAGCGGCGGCCAGTATCGGGATGACGCCGTGGCAGACGCTGCGTCGCGCCATTCTGCCGCAGGCGGCGCGCGTAGCGCTTCCACCGCTGAGCAACAGCTTCATCAGCCTGGTGAAAGATACCTCCCTGGCGGCAACGATCCAGGTACCGGAGCTGTTCCGTCAGGCGCAGCTGATTACGTCACGCACGCTTGAGGTCTTTACCATGTATCTGGCCGCCTCCCTGATTTACTGGGTGATGGCGACGGTGCTGTCTGCCCTGCAAAACTACTTCGAAAACCAGCTTAACCGCCAGGAGCGTGATCCAAAATGA
- the fliZ gene encoding flagella biosynthesis regulatory protein FliZ — protein MTVQQSKRRPLSRYLKDFKHSQTHCAHCNKLLDRITLVRRGEIVNKIAISRLDTLMDEAAWLEEQKEWVALCRFCGDLHCKEQSDFFDIIGFKQFLFEQTEMSHGTVREYVVRLRRLGQHLTVNNISRDLLKTGYLDENLEPWLPATSTNNYRIALRKYAQYKVQMPGAVKQKAHVGTTSDIY, from the coding sequence ATGACGGTGCAGCAATCTAAAAGACGGCCTTTAAGCCGCTACCTGAAAGACTTTAAACACAGCCAGACGCATTGCGCCCACTGTAACAAGTTACTCGATCGTATCACGCTGGTTCGCCGGGGCGAAATCGTTAATAAGATTGCGATTTCGCGTCTCGACACGTTAATGGACGAAGCAGCATGGCTCGAAGAGCAAAAAGAGTGGGTGGCGCTTTGCCGTTTCTGTGGCGATCTCCACTGCAAAGAGCAAAGCGACTTCTTCGACATTATCGGCTTTAAGCAGTTCCTGTTTGAGCAAACGGAGATGAGCCACGGCACCGTTCGCGAGTATGTGGTTCGCCTGCGCCGCCTCGGGCAACATCTGACCGTCAACAATATTTCTCGCGATCTGCTGAAGACCGGCTATCTGGACGAAAATCTGGAGCCGTGGCTGCCTGCGACCAGCACCAACAACTACCGAATTGCGCTGCGCAAGTATGCACAATATAAGGTACAAATGCCGGGTGCGGTAAAGCAGAAAGCCCACGTGGGAACAACTTCTGATATATATTAA
- a CDS encoding DUF2594 family protein — MSTPEFATAENNQELAQEVNCLKALLTLMLQAMGQADAGRVIIKMEKQIAEMEDQAESAVFANTVKQIKQAYRQ, encoded by the coding sequence ATGAGCACACCTGAATTTGCCACTGCGGAGAATAACCAGGAACTGGCACAGGAAGTAAACTGCCTGAAAGCGCTGCTAACGTTGATGCTGCAGGCGATGGGCCAGGCGGATGCTGGTCGTGTGATCATTAAAATGGAAAAACAAATCGCGGAGATGGAAGACCAGGCTGAATCTGCGGTATTTGCTAACACCGTTAAGCAAATCAAACAAGCCTACCGCCAGTAA
- the uvrC gene encoding excinuclease ABC subunit UvrC, protein MSDVFDSKAFLKTVTSQPGVYRMYDAGGTVIYVGKAKDLKKRLSSYFRSNLASRKTEALVSLIQNIDVTVTHTETEALLLEHNYIKLYQPRYNVLLRDDKSYPFIFLSGDTHPRLAMHRGAKHAKGEYFGPFPNGYAVRETLALLQKIFPIRQCENSVYRNRSRPCLQYQIGRCLGPCVAGLVSEEEYAQQVDYVRLFLAGKDDQVLTQLIARMEKASAALEFEEAARIRDQIQAVRRVTEKQFVSNTGDDLDVIGVAFDAGMACVHVLFIRQGKVLGSRSYFPKVPGGTELGEVVETFVGQFYLQGSQMRTLPSEILLDFNLDDKTLLADSLSELAGRRVNVQTKPRGDRARYLKLARTNAATALTTKLSQQSTVHQRLTALATLLKLPEVKRMECFDISHTMGEQTVASCVVFDANGPLRAEYRRYNITGITPGDDYAAMNQVLRRRYGKAIEESKIPDVILIDGGKGQLGQAKAVFESLDVSWDKNHPLLLGVAKGADRKAGLETLFFEPEGEGFSLPPDSPALHVIQHIRDESHDHAISGHRKKRAKVKNTSALETIEGVGPKRRQMLLKYMGGLQGLLSASMEEIAKVPGISQGLAEKIYYSLKH, encoded by the coding sequence GTGAGTGATGTGTTCGATTCAAAGGCATTTCTGAAAACCGTAACCAGCCAGCCTGGCGTCTATCGCATGTATGACGCTGGCGGTACGGTTATCTATGTGGGGAAGGCCAAAGACCTTAAAAAACGCCTTTCCAGCTATTTTCGCAGTAACCTGGCCTCCCGTAAGACCGAAGCGCTGGTTTCCCTCATTCAGAATATTGATGTCACCGTCACGCACACGGAGACGGAAGCCCTGCTGCTTGAGCACAACTACATTAAGCTCTACCAGCCGCGCTATAACGTCCTGCTGCGTGATGATAAATCCTACCCGTTTATTTTTCTGAGCGGCGACACCCATCCGCGCCTCGCCATGCACCGCGGTGCTAAACACGCGAAGGGCGAATATTTCGGCCCTTTCCCAAACGGCTATGCCGTGCGTGAAACGCTGGCGCTGCTGCAAAAAATCTTCCCGATCCGCCAGTGCGAAAACAGCGTTTACCGTAACCGCTCGCGCCCGTGCCTGCAGTACCAGATTGGACGCTGCCTGGGCCCCTGCGTGGCCGGCCTGGTGAGTGAAGAAGAGTATGCCCAGCAGGTGGATTATGTGCGCCTGTTCTTAGCCGGAAAAGACGATCAGGTCTTAACGCAGCTGATCGCGCGGATGGAAAAAGCCAGCGCCGCGCTCGAGTTCGAAGAAGCTGCGCGTATCCGCGACCAAATTCAGGCGGTGCGCAGAGTCACTGAGAAACAGTTTGTCTCCAATACCGGTGACGATCTCGACGTCATCGGCGTCGCCTTTGACGCCGGGATGGCCTGCGTGCACGTGCTGTTTATTCGCCAGGGCAAAGTGCTCGGCAGCCGCAGCTATTTCCCGAAAGTGCCGGGCGGAACCGAACTGGGTGAAGTGGTGGAAACCTTTGTCGGGCAGTTCTATCTGCAGGGGAGCCAAATGCGCACGCTGCCTTCTGAGATCCTGCTTGATTTTAATCTTGACGATAAAACCCTGCTGGCCGATTCCCTCTCTGAACTGGCGGGCCGTCGGGTCAATGTACAGACCAAACCGCGCGGCGATCGCGCGCGCTATCTGAAGCTGGCGCGAACCAACGCGGCAACGGCACTCACCACTAAGCTGTCGCAGCAGTCGACGGTACACCAGCGCTTAACGGCCCTGGCGACGCTGCTGAAGCTGCCGGAAGTGAAGCGGATGGAGTGTTTCGACATCAGTCATACGATGGGGGAACAGACGGTGGCGTCCTGCGTGGTGTTTGATGCCAACGGCCCGCTGCGCGCCGAGTATCGCCGCTATAACATCACCGGAATCACGCCGGGCGATGATTATGCGGCCATGAATCAGGTGCTGCGTCGCCGCTATGGTAAAGCCATCGAAGAGAGCAAAATCCCGGATGTGATCCTGATTGACGGTGGGAAAGGGCAGCTCGGCCAGGCGAAAGCGGTATTTGAATCGCTTGACGTCAGCTGGGATAAAAACCATCCGCTGCTGCTGGGGGTGGCAAAAGGAGCCGATCGTAAGGCTGGCCTGGAGACGCTGTTCTTCGAGCCGGAAGGTGAGGGCTTCAGCCTGCCGCCGGACTCTCCGGCGCTGCACGTTATCCAGCATATTCGCGATGAGTCCCACGATCACGCCATCAGCGGCCACCGCAAAAAACGGGCGAAGGTGAAAAACACCAGCGCCCTGGAGACGATCGAAGGCGTTGGGCCAAAACGTCGCCAGATGCTGCTGAAGTATATGGGCGGATTGCAAGGATTACTCAGCGCCAGCATGGAGGAAATTGCAAAAGTGCCGGGTATTTCGCAAGGGCTGGCAGAAAAGATCTACTACTCGTTGAAACATTGA
- the dcyD gene encoding D-cysteine desulfhydrase, with protein MSLQNLTRFPRLEFIGAPTPLEYLPRFSDYLGRDIFIKRDDVTPMAMGGNKLRKLEFLAADALREGADTLITAGAIQSNHVRQTAAVAAKLGLHCVALLENPIGTRAENYLTNGNRLLLDLFNVQVEMVDALTDPTAQLDELATRLEAQGFRPYVIPVGGSNALGALGYVESALEIAQQCEGAVSLSSVVVASGSAGTHAGLAVGLEQLLPDVELIGVTVSRSVADQKPKVVTLQQAVAEQLALKAKADILLWDDYFAPGYGTPNEEGMEAVKLLARLEGILLDPVYTGKAMAGLIDGIAQKRFKDEGPILFVHTGGAPALFAYHPHV; from the coding sequence ATGTCACTACAGAATTTAACGCGCTTTCCCCGCCTGGAGTTTATCGGGGCGCCTACGCCGCTGGAGTACCTGCCGCGATTTTCTGATTATTTAGGGCGCGATATTTTTATTAAGCGTGATGACGTGACGCCGATGGCGATGGGGGGCAACAAGCTGCGCAAGCTGGAGTTTCTGGCGGCGGACGCACTGCGCGAGGGGGCTGATACGCTCATTACCGCCGGGGCTATCCAGTCCAACCACGTTCGCCAGACGGCGGCCGTGGCGGCGAAGCTCGGGCTCCACTGCGTGGCACTGCTGGAAAACCCGATTGGCACGCGGGCAGAAAACTATCTCACTAACGGTAACCGACTCCTGCTGGATCTGTTTAACGTGCAGGTCGAAATGGTGGATGCGTTGACCGACCCGACGGCCCAGCTTGATGAGCTGGCGACGCGTCTGGAAGCGCAGGGTTTCCGTCCGTACGTTATCCCCGTCGGCGGTTCTAACGCGCTGGGCGCGCTGGGGTACGTGGAAAGCGCGCTGGAAATCGCGCAGCAGTGCGAGGGGGCTGTGAGCCTCTCCTCCGTCGTGGTCGCGTCCGGCAGTGCGGGCACGCATGCCGGGCTGGCGGTGGGGCTGGAGCAACTGCTGCCGGACGTCGAGCTGATTGGCGTGACGGTATCCCGCAGCGTCGCGGATCAAAAGCCAAAGGTGGTCACTTTACAGCAGGCGGTCGCAGAGCAGCTGGCGCTTAAGGCAAAGGCCGATATCCTGCTTTGGGATGACTATTTTGCGCCGGGCTACGGCACGCCGAACGAAGAGGGCATGGAAGCGGTTAAGCTGCTGGCGCGCCTCGAAGGCATCCTGCTCGATCCGGTCTATACCGGCAAAGCAATGGCCGGACTGATTGATGGCATAGCGCAGAAACGCTTCAAGGATGAAGGGCCGATCTTATTTGTCCATACCGGCGGAGCGCCTGCGCTGTTTGCCTACCATCCTCATGTCTAA
- the tcyJ gene encoding cystine ABC transporter substrate-binding protein: protein MKFALLGRQALMGVMAVALVAGMSVKTFAAENLLNKVKERGTLLVGLEGTYPPFSFQGDDGKLTGFEVEFAEELAKHLGVKASLKPTKWDGMLASLDSKRIDVVINQVTISDERKKKYDFSTPYTVSGIQALVKKGNEGTIKTAADLKGKKVGVGLGTNYEEWLRQNVQGVDIRTYDDDPTKYQDLRVGRIDAILVDRLAALDLVKKTNNTLAVAGDAFSRQESGVAVRKGNEDLVKAIDSAIADMQKDGSLKALSEKWFGADVTK, encoded by the coding sequence ATGAAATTTGCACTTCTGGGTCGTCAGGCGCTGATGGGCGTTATGGCCGTTGCGCTGGTTGCGGGCATGAGCGTGAAAACGTTCGCCGCAGAAAACCTGCTGAATAAAGTGAAAGAGCGCGGTACGCTGCTGGTTGGGCTGGAAGGAACCTATCCTCCGTTCAGCTTCCAGGGCGATGACGGTAAGCTGACCGGTTTTGAAGTGGAGTTTGCCGAAGAGCTGGCGAAGCACCTCGGCGTGAAAGCGTCCCTGAAGCCGACCAAATGGGACGGTATGCTGGCGTCGCTGGATTCCAAACGTATTGACGTGGTGATTAACCAGGTGACCATCTCCGACGAGCGCAAGAAGAAATATGACTTCTCTACGCCGTACACCGTGTCCGGTATTCAGGCGCTGGTGAAAAAAGGCAACGAAGGCACCATCAAAACGGCTGCGGATCTGAAAGGGAAGAAAGTCGGCGTGGGTCTGGGTACTAACTACGAAGAGTGGCTGCGCCAGAACGTGCAGGGCGTGGACATCCGCACCTATGATGATGACCCGACGAAATACCAGGATCTGCGCGTGGGCCGTATCGACGCCATTCTGGTTGACCGCCTGGCGGCGCTGGATCTGGTGAAGAAAACCAACAACACCCTCGCGGTAGCGGGTGATGCGTTCTCCCGTCAGGAATCGGGCGTGGCCGTTCGCAAAGGCAACGAAGATCTGGTCAAAGCGATTGACTCCGCGATTGCTGACATGCAAAAAGACGGCAGCCTGAAGGCGCTCTCCGAGAAGTGGTTCGGGGCAGACGTCACCAAATAA
- a CDS encoding GNAT family N-acetyltransferase — translation MISRVNTATAMQIAGHLHLGESDFVEHLMRQVNIERYAAKIKKYGCTFEAWSDNQLIGLVAAYLNKEKRTGFITNVSVLPGWQSCGIGDELLRNSILYLEEAGVEQIALEVLSIREKAIRLYSKHGFIISSSEQDTLMMVRKSRVSGPS, via the coding sequence ATGATATCACGCGTCAACACCGCCACTGCCATGCAGATTGCAGGGCATCTTCACCTTGGCGAATCCGATTTTGTCGAGCATCTCATGCGGCAGGTTAATATTGAACGTTATGCTGCTAAAATTAAAAAATATGGCTGTACCTTTGAAGCGTGGAGCGATAACCAGTTAATTGGCCTTGTTGCGGCATATCTGAATAAGGAAAAACGGACCGGATTTATTACTAATGTTTCTGTACTACCTGGTTGGCAATCTTGTGGCATCGGGGATGAGTTATTGCGCAATAGTATTCTTTATCTTGAAGAGGCGGGTGTTGAACAGATAGCCCTTGAAGTGCTTAGCATCAGAGAAAAGGCTATTAGATTGTATTCAAAACATGGATTTATCATCTCTTCTTCTGAACAGGATACGCTCATGATGGTGCGAAAAAGTAGAGTGTCCGGTCCGTCCTAA